The Heptranchias perlo isolate sHepPer1 unplaced genomic scaffold, sHepPer1.hap1 HAP1_SCAFFOLD_44, whole genome shotgun sequence genome includes a window with the following:
- the LOC137312967 gene encoding probable G-protein coupled receptor 139 isoform X1 gives MGGRSQLVVNIREAFQWTRTSVNLVTIVILSRGKCGLSKCVTRYLVAMAAADLLVVLIDLILRQIPITYYEQLLLLYNIPVCNIHAVLLYAATDCSVWFTVTFTFDRFVAICCQKLKTKYCTEKTAAVVLGTVTVLSCLKDITWYFMLSRWYTLGNVPWFCAVEGSVNDWRVWGAIEILHYILTPGVPFLLILLLNVLIVKHIVVANRTRRRLRDHSSEESPGDPEITSRRKSIILLFVISGNFILLWAMFTLYSIWIRVFGFTGRTGIPPIFLMELGFMLQLLSCCTNTCIYAVTQNKFREQLKNMLKYPFSLILKTIK, from the coding sequence ttaacttagtgacgattgtgatcctgtcccgtggaaagtgcggcctctccaaatgtgtcactcgctacctggtggccatggcagcggcggatctattgGTCGTTCTCATCGATCTGATTTTGAGGCAGATTCCCATTACTTATTACGAACAATTACTTTTACTCTATAACATCccggtgtgtaatatccacgccgtcctgctttatgcagccacagactgttctgtctggttcaccgtcactttcacctttgatcgatttgtggccatttgttgccagaaactgaaaactaaatattgcaccgagaaaacggcggctgtggttctgggaacagtgactgtgctgagctgtttaaaggacatcacctggtactttatgttatcGCGTTGGTATACTCTTGGCAACGTCCCCTGGTTTTGTGCTGTCGAGGGCAGTGTTAACGATTGGCGGGTATGGGGAGCAATCGAAATTCTTCATTATATTCTAACCCCGGGGGTCCCATttcttctgattctgctgctgaaTGTTTTAATCGTGAAACACATTGTAGTGGCCAACAgaacccgcaggagactccgggaccacagcagtgaagagagtcccggtgacccagaaattacgagtcgaaggaagtccattattttactgttcgtcatctcggggaatttcattctGTTATGGGCGATGTTTACGTTGTATTCTATATGGATTCGGGTGTTCGGTTTCACAGGTCGGACTGGAATTCCGCCTATCTTTCTCatggaactgggattcatgctccagctcctgagttgctgcacaaacacttgtatttatgctgtgacgcagaataaattcagagagcagttgaagaatatgTTGAAATATCCCTTTTCTCTAATTCTTAAAACCATTAAATGA
- the LOC137312967 gene encoding probable G-protein coupled receptor 139 isoform X2, whose product MRDVIPGSPVNLVTIVILSRGKCGLSKCVTRYLVAMAAADLLVVLIDLILRQIPITYYEQLLLLYNIPVCNIHAVLLYAATDCSVWFTVTFTFDRFVAICCQKLKTKYCTEKTAAVVLGTVTVLSCLKDITWYFMLSRWYTLGNVPWFCAVEGSVNDWRVWGAIEILHYILTPGVPFLLILLLNVLIVKHIVVANRTRRRLRDHSSEESPGDPEITSRRKSIILLFVISGNFILLWAMFTLYSIWIRVFGFTGRTGIPPIFLMELGFMLQLLSCCTNTCIYAVTQNKFREQLKNMLKYPFSLILKTIK is encoded by the coding sequence ttaacttagtgacgattgtgatcctgtcccgtggaaagtgcggcctctccaaatgtgtcactcgctacctggtggccatggcagcggcggatctattgGTCGTTCTCATCGATCTGATTTTGAGGCAGATTCCCATTACTTATTACGAACAATTACTTTTACTCTATAACATCccggtgtgtaatatccacgccgtcctgctttatgcagccacagactgttctgtctggttcaccgtcactttcacctttgatcgatttgtggccatttgttgccagaaactgaaaactaaatattgcaccgagaaaacggcggctgtggttctgggaacagtgactgtgctgagctgtttaaaggacatcacctggtactttatgttatcGCGTTGGTATACTCTTGGCAACGTCCCCTGGTTTTGTGCTGTCGAGGGCAGTGTTAACGATTGGCGGGTATGGGGAGCAATCGAAATTCTTCATTATATTCTAACCCCGGGGGTCCCATttcttctgattctgctgctgaaTGTTTTAATCGTGAAACACATTGTAGTGGCCAACAgaacccgcaggagactccgggaccacagcagtgaagagagtcccggtgacccagaaattacgagtcgaaggaagtccattattttactgttcgtcatctcggggaatttcattctGTTATGGGCGATGTTTACGTTGTATTCTATATGGATTCGGGTGTTCGGTTTCACAGGTCGGACTGGAATTCCGCCTATCTTTCTCatggaactgggattcatgctccagctcctgagttgctgcacaaacacttgtatttatgctgtgacgcagaataaattcagagagcagttgaagaatatgTTGAAATATCCCTTTTCTCTAATTCTTAAAACCATTAAATGA
- the LOC137312886 gene encoding probable G-protein coupled receptor 139, producing the protein MRVPFTAYPFTELPPILRTTMIYYPFIAAVGVPANVMTIMIISRGKCGLSKCVTRYLVAMAAADLLVIINDVVLFRIKEYYFPTNFLFLTPVCSFQTALNHAVSDISVWLTVAFTFDRFITICCQKLRTKYCTEKTAAVVIGTLCPLFCSKNIPWYFAFEPYIILENVPWGCIVKPDFYPSAAWVAFTWIHRCFTPLLPILLVLLLNSLTVRSIVAASRVRRRLRGSKSDANHNDPEMENRRKSIILLFAISGNFILLWMTYVLFFLSVRITNRYYRTGFNDPMFIADQTSYMLLLLSCCTNTCIYAVTQTKFREELKNGVKYPLKLIFKLVKRGQ; encoded by the coding sequence CTAACGTGATGACGATTATGATCatctcccgaggaaagtgcggtctctctaaatgtgtcactcgctacctggtggccatggcagcggcggatctattgGTCATTATCAATGACGTGGTACTGTTTCGGATTAAGGAGTATTATTTCCCGACTAACTTCCTGTTCCTCACCCCTGTGTGCTCTTTCCAAACTGCCCTTAACCATgctgtctcagacatttctgtCTGGTTAACAGTCGCTTTCACTTTTGATCGTTTTAtaaccatttgttgccagaagctgaggactaaatattgcaccgagaaaactgcaGCCGTGGTTATAGGAACTTTGTGCCCGCTGTTCTGTTCAAAAAACATCCCCTGGTACTTTGCATTTGAACCATACATTATATTGGAGAACGTACCCTGGGGCTGTATTGTAAAACCAGACTTTTATCCTTCAGCTGCATGGGTCGCATTTACATGGATTCACCGCTGTTTCACTCCATTGCTCCCAATACTACTGGTACTGCTGCTCAATTCTCTGACTGTACGAAGCATTGTAGcagccagtagagtccgcaggagGCTTAGGGGCAGCAAGAGTGATGCGAATCACAATGATccggagatggagaaccgaagaaaATCCATCATCTTACTGTTTGCCATTTCCGGCAATTTCATACTGCTATGGATGACGTATGTTTTATTTTTCCTATCAGTGCGAATTACAAACCGTTATTATCGCACAGGTTTCAATGACCCGATGTTTATCGCAGATCAAACCAGCTACATGCTCCTGCTTTTGAGctgctgcacaaacacgtgtatttatgcagtgacccagactaaattcagagaggagctgaagaatggggtgaaatatcctctcaaattaatatttaaattagtTAAACGAGGACAATAG